One genomic window of Niveibacterium sp. SC-1 includes the following:
- a CDS encoding LysR family transcriptional regulator has product MDKFETLRTFLSVAELESFSAAAKRLGLARSTVTTQVQSLERELGLALLNRSTRHVSLTPEGERFFNRASVLVGGLEDLAAEFRQRAGRVAGRLHVQMTESIANTLVLPRLPQFLRTYPDLILRISLSERAPDLAEEGIDIALRLSTQKDSAYRYRRFGQVSFIMTASPAYLTRYGVPRHPNDLRRHRTIDFFDADAGRTIDYVLVKGRERITVPADGVLAVDNTRAGLTCALAGLGIYEDFDFVQRPHLADGKLVRVLPDWKRPGPAVVALYPSGRQNSAPVRTFLRFLDETLGPELRHAAQETSRSA; this is encoded by the coding sequence ATGGACAAGTTCGAGACCCTGCGTACCTTCCTGTCCGTCGCGGAACTGGAGTCTTTCTCGGCCGCGGCCAAGCGGCTGGGACTCGCGCGTTCCACCGTCACCACGCAGGTGCAGTCGCTCGAACGCGAGCTCGGCCTCGCCCTGCTGAACCGGAGCACCCGTCATGTCTCGCTGACACCGGAGGGCGAGCGTTTTTTCAATCGTGCCTCCGTGCTGGTAGGTGGGCTCGAAGACCTCGCGGCGGAATTCCGCCAGCGCGCCGGGCGGGTCGCCGGCAGGCTGCATGTGCAGATGACCGAATCGATCGCCAACACGCTGGTGCTGCCGCGCTTGCCGCAGTTCCTGCGCACCTATCCGGACCTGATCCTGCGGATCTCGCTGTCCGAACGCGCGCCGGACCTGGCCGAGGAAGGCATCGACATCGCCTTGCGGCTCTCCACGCAGAAGGACTCCGCGTATCGCTACCGGCGCTTCGGCCAAGTGAGCTTCATCATGACGGCGAGCCCGGCTTACCTCACGCGCTACGGCGTCCCACGGCATCCCAACGACCTGCGCCGGCATCGCACCATCGACTTCTTCGACGCCGACGCGGGACGCACGATCGACTACGTGCTGGTGAAGGGACGCGAGCGCATCACGGTGCCGGCCGACGGCGTGCTGGCGGTGGACAACACCCGCGCCGGTCTCACCTGCGCGCTGGCCGGACTGGGCATCTACGAGGATTTCGACTTCGTGCAGCGGCCGCATCTTGCCGACGGCAAGCTGGTGCGCGTGCTGCCCGACTGGAAGCGCCCGGGTCCCGCGGTCGTGGCGCTCTACCCTTCCGGCCGCCAGAACTCTGCGCCGGTGCGCACCTTCCTGCGCTTCCTCGACGAGACCCTGGGGCCCGAATTGCGCCACGCCGCGCAGGAGACCTCGCGCAGCGCCTGA
- a CDS encoding porin has product MQKKLIALAVAAISAAPAFAADSSVTIYGLIDGGVTSRTDNYNNAIGSRTGFDDGIGNGTRLGVRGSEQIGDIKGLFVLEAGIASDTGASRQGSTAVSNRTWGRQTYVGLEFPNVGTVTLGRQFTNLYDMYASVDPFGLGNVGEQNNIFTHVTSRYDNALKFKSAWWGGVFGVDALVSTNIDGSEVTTADGTPQTDVRAWQLYPRVKFGLATFTFGYQEQKKRDQDLKNKSFDAGLVLNFSALTVDGGYSRLNYEANKQAGAAKHDRVLLGVNVPLGNFTLRGSYNVSKARTDDGTPEAKAQQVAIGARYAISKRTDFYTTYSQIITNDAADAAAYYTVGDGSNGGLGYRRAFDLGVRHVF; this is encoded by the coding sequence ATGCAGAAGAAACTGATCGCTCTGGCCGTGGCTGCAATCTCTGCCGCGCCGGCGTTCGCCGCTGATTCCAGCGTCACGATCTACGGCCTGATCGACGGTGGCGTGACCTCCCGTACGGACAACTACAACAACGCGATCGGCTCGCGTACCGGTTTCGACGACGGTATCGGCAACGGCACGCGTCTGGGTGTGCGTGGTTCCGAACAGATCGGCGACATCAAGGGCCTCTTCGTCCTGGAAGCCGGCATCGCCAGCGACACTGGCGCCAGCCGCCAAGGTTCGACCGCTGTGTCGAACCGTACCTGGGGCCGTCAGACCTACGTTGGCCTGGAGTTCCCGAACGTTGGTACGGTGACGCTCGGCCGCCAGTTCACCAACCTCTATGACATGTACGCCTCGGTTGACCCGTTCGGCCTGGGCAACGTCGGTGAGCAGAACAACATCTTCACCCACGTGACCTCGCGTTATGACAATGCGCTGAAGTTCAAGTCCGCGTGGTGGGGTGGTGTGTTCGGCGTCGATGCCCTCGTGTCGACCAACATCGACGGCAGTGAAGTCACCACGGCTGACGGCACTCCCCAAACCGACGTTCGCGCTTGGCAGCTCTACCCGCGCGTGAAATTCGGCCTCGCCACCTTCACGTTCGGCTACCAGGAACAGAAGAAGCGCGATCAGGACCTGAAGAACAAGTCCTTCGACGCTGGCCTGGTGCTCAATTTCTCCGCGCTGACGGTTGATGGCGGCTACTCGCGCCTGAACTACGAAGCGAACAAGCAAGCCGGTGCTGCGAAGCACGACCGCGTCCTGCTGGGTGTGAACGTGCCGCTGGGCAACTTCACCCTGCGTGGTTCGTACAACGTGTCCAAGGCTCGCACCGACGACGGTACGCCGGAAGCCAAGGCCCAGCAGGTCGCCATCGGCGCCCGCTACGCCATCTCGAAGCGCACCGACTTCTACACGACCTACTCGCAGATCATCACGAACGACGCCGCTGACGCAGCCGCCTACTACACCGTGGGCGATGGCAGCAACGGTGGTCTCGGCTATCGCCGCGCCTTCGACTTGGGCGTTCGTCACGTGTTCTGA
- a CDS encoding DUF2268 domain-containing putative Zn-dependent protease (predicted Zn-dependent protease with a strongly conserved HExxH motif) gives MRLRQLRWPGLLLLALVHGAGFAQAPTPRVRVTDLTGNFVAFYNAANAPGVDAEKRFALWQQHYGFAAVPAGENGQVLARALLDQAWPRYAAAMDRIIVGYGGMRPSPENQLHAAAELLKLDRPLKLHVLAYVGMFEGNAFTQVSNGEVTVALPVEDPPDHRAVSAAHELTHAVQIALGTLPGADAPLASLVMAEGLAMHASRELVPGGKPERYVELEPGWLAAARKREAAVLRSVRAALASTDPETIHQHLMDRGPSGLTREGYYAGWRIVEQWRADGRSFAQIARIPPGQQVAEVDAVISRLLSQAPAKPPAKKKP, from the coding sequence ATGAGGCTTCGACAACTACGCTGGCCCGGACTCCTGTTGCTCGCGCTCGTGCACGGCGCGGGATTCGCCCAAGCGCCCACCCCCCGGGTGCGCGTCACCGATCTCACCGGTAATTTCGTCGCCTTCTACAACGCCGCCAACGCGCCTGGCGTCGACGCGGAAAAACGATTCGCGCTGTGGCAGCAGCACTACGGCTTTGCAGCCGTGCCCGCCGGCGAGAACGGCCAAGTCCTCGCGCGCGCCCTGCTCGACCAGGCCTGGCCGCGCTACGCCGCCGCGATGGACCGGATCATCGTCGGCTACGGCGGCATGCGGCCCTCGCCCGAGAACCAGCTGCACGCCGCCGCCGAACTCCTGAAACTTGACCGGCCACTCAAGCTCCACGTCCTCGCCTACGTGGGCATGTTCGAGGGCAATGCCTTCACCCAGGTCTCGAACGGGGAAGTCACCGTCGCGTTGCCGGTGGAAGATCCGCCCGACCATCGCGCGGTCAGCGCCGCCCACGAACTCACCCATGCCGTACAGATCGCGCTGGGCACCCTACCCGGCGCCGACGCGCCGCTGGCCAGCCTGGTGATGGCCGAGGGCCTGGCCATGCACGCCTCGCGCGAGCTCGTTCCAGGCGGCAAACCTGAACGGTACGTGGAGCTGGAACCCGGATGGCTGGCAGCCGCGCGCAAGCGTGAAGCGGCTGTCCTGCGCAGCGTGCGTGCAGCCCTGGCGAGCACGGACCCCGAAACCATCCATCAGCACCTGATGGACCGTGGCCCCTCGGGGCTCACGCGCGAGGGCTACTACGCCGGATGGCGCATCGTCGAACAGTGGCGGGCGGACGGGCGCAGCTTTGCACAGATCGCTCGGATCCCGCCTGGGCAACAGGTCGCGGAGGTCGACGCTGTGATCAGCCGCCTCTTGTCTCAGGCGCCGGCCAAACCGCCCGCGAAGAAGAAACCCTGA
- a CDS encoding D-amino acid dehydrogenase, with protein MRILIIGAGLEGVVAAWYLARDGHSVTVVERREGPGLETSRANGGQISVSHPEPWANPRAPGQILRWLGREDAPLLFRLPAEGERWRWGVSFLRECLPWRARRNTEAIAHLAAHSLECLRELRRDTRIDYDCQTRGVMHLFFHKSEFRDAERRARALERLGVHARVLDPDECVHTEPALRAMQDRLQGGLYGIDDESGDAWQFTARLAERLAEQGVNFCYGNTVTQLEVTRRRITGAHVRDTAGRNGLMTADAVVLAAGPWSGPLARQAGVRLPIYPVKGYSVTLPITDEGKAPTVSLTDESRRIVCSRLGNRLRVAGTAELNGFDMRPNPARTDALLDWVSTNLPGAAALEAAEHWNGLRPATPNNIPIIGASRVQGLWYNTGHGTLGWTLACGSGQLLADLVAGRPPRLAGFPLAQA; from the coding sequence ATGCGGATTCTCATCATCGGTGCCGGCCTCGAAGGCGTGGTCGCCGCCTGGTATCTCGCCCGCGACGGGCACAGCGTCACCGTGGTCGAACGCCGGGAAGGTCCCGGCCTTGAAACCAGTCGCGCCAATGGCGGACAGATCTCAGTCAGCCATCCCGAACCCTGGGCCAACCCCCGCGCGCCCGGGCAGATCCTGCGTTGGCTCGGTCGCGAAGACGCGCCCCTGCTCTTCCGCCTGCCGGCCGAAGGGGAACGCTGGCGCTGGGGCGTGTCCTTCCTGCGCGAGTGCCTGCCCTGGCGGGCACGCCGCAATACGGAGGCCATCGCCCATCTCGCGGCCCATAGCCTGGAATGCCTGCGCGAACTGCGCCGCGACACGCGCATCGACTACGACTGCCAGACCCGCGGGGTGATGCACCTGTTCTTCCACAAGTCCGAGTTCCGCGACGCCGAGCGGCGTGCCCGGGCGCTCGAACGCCTGGGAGTGCATGCGCGCGTGCTCGACCCCGACGAATGCGTGCATACCGAACCGGCGCTGCGCGCCATGCAGGATCGACTGCAGGGCGGGCTCTACGGCATCGACGACGAGTCCGGCGACGCCTGGCAGTTCACCGCCCGCCTGGCTGAGCGGCTCGCCGAACAGGGGGTGAACTTCTGCTATGGCAACACGGTGACGCAGCTGGAAGTCACCCGCCGTCGCATCACCGGTGCGCACGTGCGTGACACCGCCGGCCGTAACGGCCTCATGACGGCCGACGCCGTCGTACTCGCGGCAGGCCCCTGGAGCGGGCCGCTGGCACGCCAGGCCGGCGTGCGCCTGCCGATCTATCCGGTCAAGGGATACTCGGTCACCTTGCCGATCACGGACGAGGGCAAGGCGCCGACGGTGAGCCTCACCGACGAGAGCCGCCGTATCGTCTGTTCACGCCTGGGGAACCGACTGCGCGTCGCGGGCACGGCCGAGCTCAACGGCTTCGACATGCGCCCCAACCCGGCGCGCACCGATGCACTCCTCGACTGGGTCTCGACCAACCTGCCCGGCGCCGCCGCGCTCGAAGCCGCCGAGCACTGGAATGGCCTGCGCCCGGCCACGCCAAACAACATTCCCATCATCGGCGCCAGCCGCGTGCAAGGCCTCTGGTACAACACCGGACACGGCACGCTGGGCTGGACGCTGGCCTGTGGCTCCGGCCAGCTGCTGGCCGACCTGGTGGCTGGCCGGCCACCTCGACTGGCAGGCTTTCCGCTCGCGCAAGCCTGA
- the glgA gene encoding glycogen synthase GlgA has product MTPSTHPSTAIHVLFVTAEIAPWVKTGGLGDVSAALPPALARAGCEVRVLVPAYPALKAAFPQAQPLIEVPGLALRLPPCRILDAGPLADGARLLLLDSESRFARPGNPYQDPHGNGWPDNGLRFGLLSRVAHWLADNGNLVGWRTDVVHCNDWHAALVPAFRSFLGGGRPSIVTIHNLAFQGLFGPELLGELGLPGHAFRYDGVEFHGKLSFLKAGLQLAERVTTVSPNYAAEIQTPEFGAGLDALLRHRAEELSGILNGIDLNEWNPERDPHIAASYGLATLPRKALNKAALQRRLGLTVDPSVPLIGVVSRMTHQKGSDLIIQAAEDLLTLGYQLAILGAGDHRIEKAFSDLTHRHPHRVVTLIGYEESLAHQIEAGADMFLMPSLFEPCGLNQMYSLRYGTPPIVRRTGGLADTVTDTVPDSIAGQRATGFVFDEPTAGALVAAAARALDAWRQPELWRSLQERGMSKEFGWNDAALRYIEVYLEAMQA; this is encoded by the coding sequence ATGACGCCAAGCACCCACCCTTCGACTGCCATCCACGTTCTTTTCGTCACTGCCGAAATTGCCCCCTGGGTCAAGACGGGGGGCCTCGGTGATGTCTCCGCCGCCCTGCCACCGGCCCTCGCCCGCGCGGGTTGCGAGGTGCGGGTACTGGTGCCCGCCTATCCGGCGCTCAAGGCGGCCTTCCCCCAGGCGCAGCCCCTAATCGAAGTGCCGGGACTCGCGCTGCGCCTGCCGCCCTGCCGCATCCTCGACGCTGGACCGCTGGCCGACGGCGCACGCCTGCTGCTGCTCGACAGCGAAAGCCGATTCGCACGGCCGGGCAACCCCTACCAGGACCCGCACGGCAATGGCTGGCCCGACAACGGCCTGCGCTTCGGCCTGCTTTCGCGCGTCGCGCACTGGCTCGCCGACAACGGCAACCTCGTGGGCTGGCGGACTGATGTCGTGCATTGCAATGACTGGCATGCCGCACTGGTACCGGCCTTCCGGAGCTTCCTGGGCGGCGGGCGACCCTCGATCGTCACGATCCACAATCTCGCCTTCCAGGGACTCTTCGGCCCCGAGCTGCTGGGCGAACTCGGCCTGCCCGGCCACGCCTTCCGCTACGACGGTGTGGAATTCCACGGCAAGCTTTCCTTTCTCAAGGCCGGCCTGCAGCTCGCCGAACGCGTCACGACGGTGAGTCCGAACTACGCCGCCGAGATCCAGACACCGGAGTTCGGCGCCGGCCTGGATGCCCTGCTGCGGCACCGGGCAGAGGAGCTCTCAGGCATCCTCAACGGGATCGATCTGAACGAGTGGAATCCGGAGCGTGATCCGCATATCGCAGCCTCCTACGGCCTTGCCACCCTGCCGCGCAAAGCCTTGAACAAGGCCGCCCTGCAGCGCCGGCTCGGCCTCACAGTCGATCCGAGCGTACCCCTGATCGGGGTAGTGAGCCGCATGACGCACCAGAAGGGCTCGGATCTGATCATCCAGGCCGCGGAAGACCTGCTGACCTTGGGCTACCAGCTCGCCATCCTTGGCGCAGGCGATCACCGCATCGAGAAGGCCTTCTCCGACCTCACGCATCGGCATCCCCATCGGGTCGTCACGCTCATCGGCTACGAGGAAAGCCTTGCACACCAGATCGAAGCGGGCGCGGACATGTTCCTGATGCCCTCGCTCTTCGAACCCTGTGGTCTGAACCAGATGTATAGCCTGCGCTACGGCACGCCGCCTATCGTGCGCCGCACCGGCGGGCTTGCCGACACCGTGACCGACACCGTGCCGGACTCGATCGCAGGCCAGCGCGCCACCGGCTTCGTCTTCGACGAGCCCACGGCGGGCGCCCTCGTAGCGGCCGCTGCGCGCGCACTCGACGCCTGGCGCCAACCAGAACTCTGGCGCAGCCTGCAGGAGCGCGGCATGAGTAAGGAGTTCGGCTGGAACGACGCCGCTCTGCGCTACATCGAGGTCTATCTCGAAGCGATGCAGGCCTAA
- a CDS encoding gluconokinase, translating to MIVVVMGVSGSGKSTVGALLAQTLGCSFADADDFHSVENRDKMSRGIPLEDADRWPWLQSLRADMDAQRARGLSRVYACSALRHAYREILGAGLPDVAFVFLNGSPELVAQRLAARKGHFSNPSLMESQFATLEAPADAIVVDIADAPQDIVTQVLARLPGR from the coding sequence ATGATCGTGGTGGTGATGGGCGTGTCCGGGAGCGGCAAGAGCACCGTGGGCGCCCTGCTTGCGCAGACGCTAGGCTGCTCGTTCGCCGACGCGGATGACTTTCACAGCGTGGAGAACCGCGACAAGATGTCGCGCGGCATCCCGCTCGAGGACGCAGACCGCTGGCCCTGGCTGCAGTCCCTGCGTGCCGATATGGACGCGCAGCGCGCGCGAGGACTGTCGCGCGTCTACGCCTGCTCGGCCTTGCGTCATGCGTATCGCGAGATCCTGGGCGCAGGCCTGCCCGACGTCGCCTTCGTCTTCCTCAACGGCAGCCCCGAACTGGTGGCGCAGCGGCTGGCCGCGCGCAAGGGCCACTTCTCGAATCCAAGCCTGATGGAGAGCCAGTTCGCCACGCTCGAAGCGCCGGCGGATGCCATCGTCGTGGATATCGCCGACGCACCGCAGGACATCGTCACCCAGGTGCTCGCGCGCCTGCCTGGCCGCTGA
- a CDS encoding autotransporter assembly complex family protein, which yields MRLQSRPPSRRAVWHVVAAAVLSGLPLHAVSAPITIEAPDPLKALILQHVDLNSPRAQPGEDEEPAATEEASPSVPSEPEGDAAHAGGNAAGAGAPPETAEAKAADAAAVDATETLARVRRARREIPLLLETEGYFSPRVESVTAPDGSVTLNVVPGPRTKVNDVKIEFRGALSEDKPDYAERRDALLKAWSLPAGHPFRQADWASAKDHLLNEVSNRDFAAARLAETGVDVDPIRSVARLKVTVDSGPPFRLGPITYSGLDLYDQELAERYVRLNPGEPYDYDRLVAAQNAVQGTPYFGSAIIEVDRDPEHADAAPVSIRLAEAAPQRFGAGVGYSTNTGARSEVNYRHANLFGQAWELNSTLRLEEKRQSAFADVFFPQTESQFRDAVGVSFLSEDISNLQTQRYSIGGTRTRTLRQTEVRFNLNYQREITQPEGAEETTSTALTLNYGADWRSVDNPSDPRRGMMFGFQIGGGAKALLSDQNFLRLYGHANYYRPLGEKGTLLLRGETGYTIAPSRDNIPQDFLFRTGGSQSVRGYDYQSLGVQDGQATVGGRTLFDASVEYIYWFKSPWGAAVFVDTGDAADEWNAMRLHTGYGVGGRWRSPAGPIGLDVAYGQEDHKVRLHFTISLAL from the coding sequence GTGCGCCTCCAGAGCCGTCCTCCTTCCCGCCGCGCCGTATGGCATGTCGTCGCCGCGGCCGTCTTGTCCGGATTGCCGCTCCATGCGGTTTCGGCGCCCATCACGATAGAGGCGCCGGACCCGCTCAAAGCCTTGATCCTGCAGCACGTCGACCTGAACTCGCCACGCGCCCAGCCCGGCGAAGACGAGGAGCCTGCGGCGACCGAGGAGGCATCGCCGAGCGTTCCGTCAGAGCCTGAGGGCGATGCTGCCCACGCCGGCGGAAATGCGGCGGGCGCGGGCGCGCCGCCGGAGACGGCGGAGGCCAAGGCTGCGGACGCGGCCGCCGTTGACGCGACCGAGACCCTGGCGCGGGTCAGGCGGGCACGCCGCGAGATCCCGCTCCTGCTCGAGACCGAGGGCTATTTCTCGCCACGCGTCGAGTCCGTGACCGCGCCGGACGGAAGCGTGACGCTCAACGTCGTTCCGGGGCCGCGGACCAAGGTCAACGACGTCAAGATCGAGTTCCGCGGCGCCTTGTCGGAGGACAAGCCCGACTACGCCGAGCGCCGGGACGCGCTGCTCAAGGCCTGGTCGCTGCCCGCCGGACATCCGTTCCGGCAGGCGGACTGGGCCTCCGCCAAGGATCACCTCCTGAACGAGGTGAGCAATCGCGACTTCGCCGCCGCCCGCCTCGCGGAGACCGGCGTGGATGTTGATCCGATCCGCTCGGTGGCGCGCCTGAAAGTCACGGTGGATTCCGGTCCGCCTTTCCGGCTGGGACCGATCACCTATTCCGGGCTCGACCTCTACGACCAGGAACTCGCCGAACGTTATGTAAGGCTCAATCCTGGCGAGCCCTATGACTACGATCGACTGGTCGCTGCCCAGAACGCAGTCCAGGGCACGCCTTATTTCGGTAGCGCGATCATCGAGGTCGATCGCGATCCCGAGCATGCGGATGCCGCACCCGTCTCGATCCGTCTTGCCGAGGCGGCCCCACAACGCTTCGGCGCTGGCGTCGGCTACAGCACCAACACCGGTGCGCGCTCAGAGGTGAATTACCGCCACGCCAATCTCTTCGGCCAGGCTTGGGAGCTCAATAGCACCCTGAGACTGGAGGAGAAGCGCCAGAGTGCCTTTGCGGACGTCTTCTTCCCCCAGACGGAAAGCCAGTTCCGCGACGCGGTGGGTGTGTCCTTCCTTTCCGAGGACATCTCCAACCTGCAGACGCAGCGTTACTCGATCGGCGGGACGCGGACGCGGACGCTGCGCCAGACCGAAGTCCGTTTCAACCTCAACTACCAGCGCGAAATCACCCAGCCCGAGGGCGCCGAGGAAACCACGAGTACCGCGCTGACGCTGAACTACGGCGCCGACTGGCGCAGCGTGGACAATCCCTCCGATCCGCGCCGCGGCATGATGTTCGGGTTCCAGATCGGGGGCGGCGCCAAAGCCCTGCTTTCGGACCAGAACTTCCTGCGCCTGTACGGCCACGCCAACTACTACCGGCCGCTGGGAGAGAAGGGCACCCTGCTGCTGCGTGGCGAAACCGGCTACACGATCGCTCCCTCGCGCGACAACATTCCGCAGGACTTCTTGTTCCGTACCGGCGGATCGCAATCGGTCCGCGGCTACGACTACCAGAGCCTCGGCGTGCAGGACGGACAGGCCACGGTCGGCGGCCGCACGCTCTTCGACGCTAGCGTCGAATACATCTACTGGTTCAAATCGCCCTGGGGGGCCGCGGTCTTCGTCGACACCGGCGATGCGGCAGACGAGTGGAATGCCATGCGACTGCACACGGGCTACGGCGTGGGCGGCCGTTGGCGCAGCCCGGCGGGACCCATCGGGCTCGATGTCGCCTATGGGCAGGAGGACCACAAGGTCCGCCTGCACTTCACGATCTCCCTCGCGCTCTGA
- a CDS encoding class 1 fructose-bisphosphatase translates to MQRITLTQYLVEQQREFERIPADLRLLIEVVARAVKAISVNVGKGAIAGVLGEAGSDNVQGEAQKRLDVVANEILLLSNEWGGHLAGMASEELPDPYPIPNRYPRGGYLLLFDPLDGSSNIDVNISVGTIFSVLRSPDGATDESAFLQPGTQQLAAGYALYGPQTLLVLTVGNGVAAFTLDREFGTWILTEPNMRIPGHTQEYAINASNARFWDPAIKRYIDELIAGREGPRGRDFNMRWVGSMVADVHRLLTRGGIFMYPRDKRDPSKPGRLRLLYEANPMGFIVEQAGGMATTGAGRLLELVPEALHQRVPVVLGSPEEVSRIGDYYREMC, encoded by the coding sequence ATGCAGCGCATCACACTCACGCAGTACTTGGTAGAGCAGCAGCGAGAGTTCGAGCGGATTCCGGCTGATCTGCGCCTGCTCATCGAAGTGGTGGCGCGCGCCGTCAAGGCGATCAGCGTCAACGTGGGCAAGGGCGCGATTGCCGGCGTGCTGGGCGAGGCGGGTAGCGACAATGTTCAGGGCGAGGCGCAGAAGCGCCTGGATGTGGTGGCCAACGAGATCCTGCTGCTGTCCAACGAATGGGGTGGGCACCTGGCGGGGATGGCCTCGGAAGAACTGCCTGACCCCTATCCGATTCCCAATCGCTATCCGCGTGGCGGCTATCTGCTGCTCTTCGATCCGCTCGATGGTTCCTCCAACATCGACGTGAATATCTCGGTCGGCACGATCTTCTCCGTGCTGCGTTCGCCCGACGGCGCCACCGACGAATCGGCCTTCCTGCAGCCGGGTACACAACAACTTGCCGCCGGCTACGCACTGTACGGGCCGCAGACGCTGCTGGTTCTGACCGTAGGCAATGGCGTGGCCGCTTTCACGCTGGACCGCGAGTTCGGTACCTGGATCCTGACCGAACCCAACATGCGCATTCCCGGCCACACGCAGGAATACGCGATCAACGCCTCCAATGCGCGTTTCTGGGATCCCGCCATCAAGCGCTACATCGACGAGCTGATCGCCGGCCGCGAAGGGCCGCGTGGGCGGGACTTCAACATGCGCTGGGTCGGCTCCATGGTGGCGGATGTGCATCGACTGCTGACACGCGGCGGCATCTTCATGTACCCGCGCGACAAGCGCGATCCCTCGAAGCCGGGACGGCTGCGCCTGCTCTACGAAGCGAACCCGATGGGCTTCATCGTCGAGCAGGCAGGTGGCATGGCGACAACCGGCGCGGGGCGCCTGCTGGAACTGGTGCCGGAGGCCCTGCATCAGCGTGTGCCGGTCGTGCTGGGCTCGCCGGAAGAGGTCTCGCGTATCGGGGACTATTACAGGGAAATGTGCTGA